One Setaria viridis chromosome 5, Setaria_viridis_v4.0, whole genome shotgun sequence genomic region harbors:
- the LOC117858329 gene encoding protein IWS1 homolog 1: protein MDDLFDEDGEALMDPDARDPSPEPEPYVGLEDDLGDGDDWNRERSPTPVHGDDGGVGSSSKPRKRLLKKGGGGGDGMPGDDGLEDFGLEDADADPAAEAKKRKGSSALRDLARGGAGKEKKEKKRRREDDGRGRDSGMAREKRGSGGAGRGGGGEVQDDGEREIQELWDTIAGGDSEDDQEGVRTVDDDNFIDDTGVDPADRYGSDNERHSPGRYAQAEEGEEDDEIERLFKGNKKKKKNDRPRADIGLIVEQFIAEFEVAAEEDANLNRQSKPAINKLVKLPLLIDVLSKKNLQQEFLDHGVLTLLKNWLEPLPDGSMPNMNIRSAVLKLLADFPIDLEQHDRREQLKKSGLGKVIMFLSKSDEETTANRKLAKELVDKWSRPIFNKSTRFEDMRRYDDERAPYRRPQMKKPSSSSSGMESRDDDLDADFSQRKSGQSSSRQHASRPEASPLDFVIRPQSKIDPEQIRARAKQAVQDQRRLKMNKKLQQLKAPKKKNLQASKLSVEGRGMVKYL, encoded by the exons atggaCGA CCTCTtcgacgaggacggcgaggcGCTCATGGACCCCGATGCGCGGGATCCTTCCCCCGAGCCGGAGCCCTACGTGGGCCTAGAGGACGAcctgggcgacggcgacgactggAACCGCGAGCGCTCTCCGACCCCCGtccacggcgacgacggcggggtGGGATCCTCCTCCAAGCCCCGGAAGCGTCTCCTCaaaaagggcggcggcggtggcgatggcaTGCCTGGCGACGACGGGCTGGAGGACTTTGGTTTGGAGGACGCGGACGCGGACCCCGCGGCGGaggccaagaagaggaagggCTCGTCGGCGCTGAGGGACCTCGCCAGGGGCGGTGCTggcaaggagaagaaggagaagaagagaaggagggaggacgaCGGGAGGGGGAGGGACAGTGGGATGGCGAGGGAGAAGCGGGGGTCaggaggagcggggaggggtggcggcggggaggtccAGGATGATGGAGAGAGGGAGATCCAGGAGCTCTGGGATACCATTGCCGGTGGTGACTCGGAG GATGACCAAGAAGGCGTTAGAACTGTAGATGATGATAATTTCATTGATGACACTGGGGTTGATCCAGCTGATCGGTATGGTAGTGATAATGAGCGGCATTCTCCTGGACGCTATGCACAG GCTGAGGAGGGTGAGGAGGATGACGAAATTGAGCGACTCTTTAAGGgtaataagaagaagaagaagaatgatcGCCCACGTGCAGATATTGGTCTTATAGTGGAACAATTCATTGCTGAGTTTGAGgtagcagctgaagaagatgcaAACTTGAACAGGCAATCAAAACCAGCCATTAACAAGCTTGTGAAGCTTCCTCTGCTCATAGATGTTCTCTCCAA GAAGAATCTTCAGCAGGAATTTCTTGATCATGGAGTTCTCACACTTCTAAAAAATTGGCTCGAGCCGTTGCCTGATGGAAGCATGCCAAACATGAATATTCGATCTGCTGTGCTGAAATTATTAGCTGAT TTTCCAATTGACCTGGAACAACATGACAGAAGAGAGCAGCTTAAGAAAAGTGGTCTGGGAAAG GTCATCATGTTTTTGTCCAAATCCGATGAGGAGACTACTGCAAATAGGAAATTAGCTAAGGAGCTGGTTGACAAATGG AGTCGACCAATATTCAACAAGAGCACAAGATTTGAGGATATGAGGAGATATGATGATGAAAGAGCGCCTTACAGGCGGCCACAAATGAAGAA GCCTTCGTCAAGTAGCTCTGGAATGGAATCTAGAGATGATGATCTTGATGCTGACTTCTCACA ACGCAAGTCTGGGCAAAGTAGTTCAAGGCAGCATGCTTCTAGGCCAGAAGCCTCGCCTTTGGACTTTGTCATTCGTCCACAATCCAAAATTGATCCTGAGCAGATACGGGCTCGTGCTAAGCAGGCTGTCCAAGACCAGCGCCGGCTGAAG ATGAACAAGAAATTGCAGCAGCTGAAAGCGCCCAAGAAGAAAAACCTTCAGGCGTCGAAGCTCAGTGTGGAAGGCCGTGGGATGGTCAAGTACCTGTAG
- the LOC117854813 gene encoding RHOMBOID-like protein 1 — translation MPRRGETAVVPIDVTSGGGGGTGGGGQERPKSERHRSHGPGHHGRHGPHHQHRSRPPPPPPPAFRPFRRWFPFLVPLFIVANVVLFVLTMYVNDCPAHAQATGAAIGGSVGESATAQGCWLVPELGRFAFQSFKENPLVGPSSATLLKMGALETSKVTKDHEGWRLITCIWLHAGVIHILANMLSLVLIGIRLEKEFGFMRIGALYVISGVGGSLLSSLFMVSNISVGASGALFGLLGSMLSELITNWTIYENKIAALLTLVMIIVINLAVGILPHVDNFAHLGGFTSGFCLGFVLLMRPQFGYINQKNSPLGYPMGVTKRKFKIYQIILFVIATVILISGFTVGLVLLFQGFDASQHCSWCHYLSCVPTSKWSCKTPNNSCMSSQLGNQLNLTCQSTGKTASYVLNNPNSQEAIRNLCVHLCS, via the exons atgcCGCGGCGGGGCGAGACGGCGGTGGTCCCCATTGACGtgaccagcggcggcggcggcggcaccggaggAGGAGGTCAGGAGCGGCCCAAGAGCGAGCGCCACCGGAGCCACGGCCCGGGCCACCACGGCCGCCACGGcccgcaccaccagcaccggagccgcccgccgccgccgccgccgcccgcgttcCGCCCGTTCCGGCGGTGGTTCCCGTTCCTCGTGCCGCTCTTCATCGTCGCCAATGTCGTCCTCTTCGTCCTCACCATGTACGTCAACGACTGCCCCGCGCACGCCcaggccaccggcgccgcgaTAGGGGGATCCGTCGGCGAGAGCGCCACCGCGCAGGGCTGCTGGCTCGTGCCGGAGCTCGGCAGGTTCGCGTTCCAGTCGTTCAAGGAGAACCCCCTCGTCggcccctcctccgccac GTTGTTGAAAATGGGGGCACTGGAAACCAGTAAAGTTACCAAAGATCATGAAGGCTGGCGCCTCATTACGTGCATTTGGTTGCATGCTGGAGTTATCCACATACTCGCTAATATGTTGAGTCTCGTATTGATCGGAATCAGGCTCGAGAAAGAATTTGGTTTCA TGAGGATTGGTGCACTGTATGTGATCTCTGGTGTTGGTGGCAGCTTGCTGTCATCTTTATTTATGGTGTCAAATATATCTGTTGGCGCTTCAGGTGCACTATTTGGACTATTGGGCTCCATGCTGTCAGAGCTCATAACAAATTGGACTATATATGAGAACAAG ATCGCAGCACTCTTGACTCTTGTTATGATCATTGTCATCAACTTAGCTGTTGGGATCCTTCCACATGTTGACAACTTCGCTCACCTTGGAGGATTTACATCAGGGTTCTGTCTTGGTTTTGTGTTGCTAATGCGACCGCAGTTTGGATATATTAACCAAAagaattctcctcttggatatCCGATGGGCGTAACTAAACGGAAGTTCAAGATATATCAAATCATACTTTTTGTTATTGCTACAGTGATATTAATTTCTGG GTTCACTGTTGGCTTGGTGTTGCTTTTTCAAGGGTTCGATGCTAGTCAACACTGTTCTTGGTGCCATTATTTGAGCTGTGTGCCTACTTCAAAGTGGAGCTGCAAAACACCAAACAACTCTTGCATG TCTTCACAGCTTGGAAATCAATTAAATCTGACATGCCAAAGCACTGGAAAGACTGCATCATATGTTCTGAACAATCCAAACAGCCAAGAAGCAATTAGAAATCTTTGTGTTCACCTTTGCAGTTAA
- the LOC117854812 gene encoding uncharacterized protein — protein sequence MSADEADAAGADDAGELLVWPWTGILSTTAADEDADAAATLAFHAHRRFAGVATTALREEPTTHQHRQQHFLLLHFGKSWAGLRDAMSLAAYFTGAGRRRWQRRGEGDAGCVFGWAAVREDLIGDGAVGRFLRESGTAARSVEDIEKDEASAAVMLGAVASEYQRRERFLAAKNEEMARVVQRMEEESNRLHSELKELKAVADNTLLEMFRGADEENNKLRAELDAIKGEVKLRVDRIQELKECRTELHCSKVEKLVIEVNSLDMADRKPEASDHAQMLHDKYKEEMEAINAKVIQLEKQLEQKEAQESAICLLNTKLQAEENLKEAYGHLHRLVTISKECLEQERERFQNVYIDLAQRDQLNRDELQETRQEVIKQCYV from the exons ATGTCGGCTGACGAGGCTGATGCCGCCGGAGCAGACGACGCAGGCGAGCTCCTCGTCTGGCCGTGGACCGGCATTCTCTCCACGACCGCCGCTGATgaggacgccgacgccgcggccacCCTCGCCTTCCACGCCCATCGGCGCTTCGCCGGCGTCGCAACCACCGCGCTCCGGGAGGAGCCAACCACCCACCAGCATCGCCAGCAACACTTCTTGCTGCTCCACTTCGGCAAGAGCTGGGCGGGCCTCCGGGACGCCATGTCGCTGGCCGCCTACTTCACCggcgccgggaggaggaggtggcagcggcgcggcgagggcgacgcCGGCTGCGTCTTCGGCTGGGCGGCCGTGCGAGAGGACCtcatcggcgacggcgcggtCGGGAGGTTCCTGAGGGAGTCCGGCACCGCGGCGAGGAGCGTGGAGGACATCGAGAAGGACGAGGCCAGCGCCGCCGTCATGCTCGGCGCCGTCGCCAGCGAGtaccagaggagggagaggttCTTGGCCGCCAAGAACGAGGAGATGGCCAGGGTGGTccagaggatggaggaggagagcAACAGGCTCCACAGCGAGCTCAAAG AGCTAAAAGCCGTAGCAGACAATACCCTGCTAGAGATGTTCCGTGGCGCCGATGAGGAGAACAATAAGCTCAGGGCCGAGCTGGATGCGATCAAGGGAGAGGTCAAGTTGAGGGTGGACAGAATCCAGGAGCTCAAGGAATGCAGAACCGAACTGCACTGCAGCAAAGTGGAGAAG CTAGTTATCGAGGTCAATTCATTGGACATGGCAGATAGGAAGCCCGAGGCGAGTGACCATGCTCAAATGCTTCATGATAAATATAAG GAAGAGATGGAAGCCATCAACGCAAAAGTAATTCAACTTGAGAAGCAGCTGGAGCAAAAGGAAGCACAAGAGTCTGCAATATGTCTGCTGAACACGAAACTACAGGCAGAGGAAAACTTGAAGGAAGCATATGGACATCTGCATAGATTAGTGACAATTTCAAAAGAGTGTCTAGAGCAAGAACGTGAAAGGTTTCAAAATGTATACATTGACCTAGCACAACGAGATCAGCTGAACAGAGATGAGCTTCAAGAGACCCGCCAAGAAGTGATCAAG CAATGCTATGTATAA
- the LOC117855324 gene encoding uncharacterized protein: MQAPRPTAPVRQGQVRRGGGMLQRRVVVVGGQHPQWPGGDHMPQWTGGDHDLDLAGGPPMAALAGDDFNSVSSDPSAAFEQVVNDNSFGNGNGYFSNMMMDETNLGDSDYYSNTFADQQSQAIEVGPVAPSARPNHKRSKNFSDHEDEVLVSAWLNVSLDPIVGKDQKGGKYWSRIYEYFHEHKTCTSKRTINSLMHRWETIQKCVNKFCGCLARIELRRSSGSTMKDKVAEACALYKSEDEHQKSFQFMHCWNKLRTQPKWLSKIDELVAAKTSNKKQKTSSTVDPSASLPNDIGQGEVQCLEDNALTRPIGKKKAKAALLQEKKKSVTATLENMWAQKKETDGEKELKKEERFNKAFALEQERVALEQDRVANEKVLLELRSQEVQLQKRRDEERIMTMDLTAMPDEQKKYYMSLRAEIMSRLSMSST, from the exons ATGCAGGCACCACGGCCAACCGCTCCTGTCCGGCAAGGCCAAGTAAGACGCGGCGGAGGGATGCTTCAACGGCGCGTGGTGGTCGTCGGCGGCCAGCACCCTCAATGGCCCGGCGGTGACCACATGCCTCAATGGACCGGCGGTGACCACGACCTCGATCTGGCCGGTGGTCCTCCGATGGCAGCCCTTGCCGGCGACGATTTCAATTCCGTATCCAGTGACCCCTCAGCTGCCTTCGAACAAGTGGTCAACGACAACTCATTTGGGAATG GAAATGGATATTTTTCgaacatgatgatggatgaaaccAATCTAGGGGATTCTGATTATTATAGCAACACATTTGCTGACCAACAGTCACAGGCAATTGAAGTGGGTCCAGTAGCCCCCTCTGCGAGGCCAAACCATAAGAGATCAAAGAATTTCAGTGACCACGAAGATGAGGTTTTGGTTTCAGCGTGGCTGAATGTAAGCTTGGATCCGATCGtaggcaaagatcaaaaaggTGGCAAGTATTGGTCTCGTATCTATGAGTACTTCCATGAACACAAGACGTGCACCTCAAAGCGTACCATAAATTCTCTCATGCACCGGTGGGAGACCATACAAAAATGTGTGAACAAGTTTTGTGGGTGTCTAGCACGGATTGAGTTAAGACGTTCGAGTGGTAGTACAATGAAAGACAAG GTTGCAGAGGCATGTGCTTTGTACAAGTCTGAAGACGAACATCAGAAATCATtccagttcatgcattgctggaataagttgagaacacaaccaaaatggctttctaaaattgatgaattggtTGCTGctaaaacatctaacaagaagcagaagacaagCTCAACTGTTGACCCGAGTGCAAGTTTACCTAATGACATAGGACAAGGTGAAGTTCAATGTCTAGAGGATAATGCATTGACAAGACCAATtggtaagaagaaggcaaaagcagcactgctgcaagagaagaaaaaaagtgtgacagcaaccttagaaaatatgtgggcacagaagaaagaaactgatggggagaaagagctaaaaaaagaggagaggttcAACAAAGCATTTGCACTTGAACAAGAACGAGTTgctcttgaacaggatcgagttgcaAATGAAAAAGTACTTCTTGAGTTGAGGAGCCAGGAGGTCCAATTGCAAAAAAGGAGGGATGAAGAGAGGATTATGACCATGGACCTTACCGCCATGCCAGATGagcaaaagaaatactacatgtcCTTGCGCGCTGAGATCATGAGTCGACTATCTATGTCTAGTACTTAA
- the LOC117856180 gene encoding uncharacterized protein, whose amino-acid sequence MHLVLDSSSDDDDDDFLISVTHVTVNVNESDDETKHRGSIIGHRVLQRDRHAGHQRLYQDYFSDDPTYGHSYFRRRYYMRRTLFVRIWNAVEEHDEYFVQKRNAAGVLGLSSLQKITAAFRMLTYGVAADATNDYVSIGESTAIESLRRFVSAVIEVFGDEYLRSPNEDDTARLLAIGESRGFPAEGQAPKVNYTINNNEYTMGYYLADGIYPSWATIVKSIPDPQGNKKKYFATAQEACRKDVERAFGVLQSRFAIVRGPARFWDEATLRQIMRACVIMHNMIVEDERDEEDDLNYDGVGEKVKTSHDETPELEEFIKNYKNIRDKDIHNQLQDDLIEHLWQHHPDLYK is encoded by the exons ATGCACCTAGTGTTGGATTCGTCGtcagatgatgacgatgatgatttcTTAATCTCTGTTACTCATGTGACCGTGAATGTGAATGAGTCCgatgatgaaacaaaacatcgTGGTTCTATCATAGGTCATCGAGTACTTCAGCGAGACAGACACGCAGGGCATCAAAGGTTgtatcaagattatttttcagATGATCCTACGTACGGACATAGTTATTTCAGACGACGGTAC tacATGAGGCGTACACTGTTTGTACGCATATGGAATGCCGTAGAGGAACACGATGAATATTTCGTGCAGAAAAGAAACGCTGCCGGTGTACTTGGCCTTTCTAGTCTGCAAAAGATTACTGCAGCATTTCGGATGTTAACTTATGGAGTAGCAGCTGATGCTACAAATGATTATGTCAGTATTGGTGAGAGTACTGCTATTGAGAGTCTGAGAAGGTTTGTCAGTGCTGTTATTGAGGTTTTTGGAGATGAGTACTTGAGATCACCTAATGAAGATGATACTGCTAGATTACTTGCCATTGGAGAGAGTAGAGGTTTTCCTG CTGAAGGTCAAGCTCCAAAGGTGAATTATACCATTAATAACAACGAATATACAATGGgttattatcttgctgatggcataTATCCCTCGTGGGCCACAATTGTGAAGAGCATACCTGATCCACAAGGtaacaagaagaaatattttgcaactgCCCAAGAAGCTTGTAGGAAGGACGTGGAACGAGCGTTTGGGGTTCTACAGTCTCGTTTCGCTATCGTTAGGGGGCCAGCTCGATTTTGGGATGAAGCCACCCTCAGACAAATCATGAGGGCTTGTGTCATTATGCACAACATGATAGTTGAGGATGAGcgtgatgaggaagatgatttaAATTATGATGGAGTGGGAGAAAAGGTGAAGACTTCTCACGATGAAACACCTGAACTCGAGGAGTTTATTAAAAATTACAAGAATATAAGGGACAAAGATATTCACAATCAGCTTCAAGATGACCTCATCGAGCACTTGTGGCAACATCATCCAGACCTCTACAAATGA
- the LOC117855549 gene encoding uncharacterized protein, with product MAPAGGDDGAGEGGGRPIPRGVDPSAAGAAAGQDLGAESGSRKRKAAVLSGDLGSLVGNGEHLTVVCEDSQRILKEIKDLRAQLDEDVKELGYCEANQKLRVELAVKVKEIQCLRKQNEEMQAKYDGMRKLNEELYDKNDGLVKQNEELQANNGGLVKQNEVLQTSNDGMKMVNGEPKAKNGGLTIQNELKANNDGLMQQNEELQSKHDGLVIHNEQLQAKNVSLAELQTISDVMMKQNRRLHAKNAGLMKWSAGLQAKIDDLMKQNKELQAKNDGLRKQTEMLQAKNVGLMVRIEEVHAENDGQRKRSEKLQAKNGSLTKGNKELQARNDSLTKRIEELQAKDDGLTKGNEELQAKINDSMRKWNKELQGLYKHIMKIMKILENEIDTKRKDLLQLEELYRTFFPIPQPEEVKSSVEVQSTSQGLNDGLNGCTDIGTKNSGDIILESVPCLKQAEAILCQAASNFEEIGHLQTQVTKSETAVDQLMAMDRKLVETKAALKKEIAAYAAYLERTQKKIEEAESEKASAKQLMATTQQVQDVSDIGFDDTEVDMRICDLMVTGRKSKSSFKKNKQHRSDTKTGGKVSS from the exons ATGGCCCCCGCCGGCGGAGACGACGGGGCGggagagggcggcgggcggcccaTCCCCCGTGGAGTCGATCCAAGTGCTGCTGGTG ctgcagcaggtcAGGATCTTGGGGCAGAATCTGGAAGCAGAAAGAGGAAAGCCGCGGTTCTGTCCGGAGATTTGGGCAGTCTGGTTGGGAATGGAG AACATTTGACGGTGGTGTGTGAGGATTCTCAGAGAATTTTAAAGGAGATCAAAGACCTGAGGGCTCAACTAGATGAGGATGTGAAAGAGCTTGGATACTGTGAGGCGAATCAGAAGCTGAGAGTTGAGCTGGCTGTGAAAGTGAAAGAGATACAGTGCTTGAGGAAGCAGAATGAGGAGATGCAGGCCAAGTATGATGGAATGAGAAAGCTGAATGAGGAGTTGTACGACAAGAATGATGGCCTGGTGAAGCAGAATGAGGAGTTGCAAGCAAATAATGGTGGCCTGGTGAAGCAGAATGAGGTACTGCAAACCAGTAATGACGGCATGAAGATGGTGAATGGGGAGCCAAAAGCCAAAAATGGCGGCCTAACTATCCAGAATGAGTTGAAAGCAAACAATGACGGCCTGATGCAACAGAATGAGGAGCTGCAATCCAAGCATGATGGGCTAGTGATTCATAATGAGCAGCTGCAAGCCAAGAATGTCAGCCTAGCGGAGCTGCAAACCATTAGTGATGTCATGATGAAGCAGAACAGGAGGCTGCATGCCAAAAATGCCGGCCTAATGAAGTGGAGTGCAGGGCTGCAAGCCAAGATTGATGACCTGATGAAGCAGAATAAGGAGCTGCAAGCCAAGAATGATGGCCTCAGGAAGCAGACTGAGATGCTACAAGCCAAGAATGTCGGCCTCATGGTGCGGATTGAGGAGGTGCATGCAGAGAATGACGGCCAAAGGAAGCGGAGTGAGAAGCTGCAAGCCAAGAATGGAAGCCTAACGAAGGGGAACAAGGAGCTGCAGGCCAGGAATGACAGCCTAACGAAGCGGATTGAGGAGCTGCAGGCCAAGGATGATGGCCTGACGAAGGGGAATGAGGAGTTGCAGGCCAAGATCAACGATAGCATGAGGAAGTGGAATAAGGAGCTGCAAGGCCTCTATAAGCAT ATTATGAAGATTATGAAGATTCTGGAAAATGAGATTGACACTAAGAGAAAGGACTTGCTGCAACTTGAGGAGCTGTACAGAACATTCTTTCCAATTCCACAGCCTGAGGAGGTCAAGTCGTCTGTGGAAG TTCAGTCAACTTCTCAGGGCTTGAATGACGGGCTCAATGGATGCACTGATATTGGGACCAAAAACTCCGGGGACATTATTCTGGAGTCTGTTCCGTGCCTCAAGCAAGCAGAG GCAATCCTTTGCCAAGCTGCATCTAACTTCGAGGAGATCGGCCATCTCCAAACTCAAGTGACCAAATCGGAGACTGCCGTTGACCAGCTGATGGCTATGGACCGTAAACTTGTTGAGACCAAGGCAGCTCTCAAGAAGGAGATTGCTG CCTATGCTGCCTACCTGGAACGCACTCAGAAGAAAATTGAAGAGGCAGAGTCCGAGAAGGCTTCAGCTAAACAGCTGATGGCTACGACACAGCAGGTCCAAGATGTCTCGGATATTGGCTTTGATGATACAGAGGTAGACATGAGAATTTGTGATCTCATGGTTACCGGTCGCAAGTCAAAGTCAagtttcaagaaaaataaacaacATAGGAGCGACACCAAAACCGGCGGGAAAGTTTCCTCATGA